A stretch of Malus sylvestris chromosome 11, drMalSylv7.2, whole genome shotgun sequence DNA encodes these proteins:
- the LOC126589011 gene encoding probable 2-oxoglutarate-dependent dioxygenase AOP1, whose translation MVSKTQPKVVPVVDLSDENLKPGTDAWLLACKQVQHALEEYSCFEAVYNKSTLEIHNSIFSAIKELCDLPLETKMQKASDRPFHHYFGQLPLNPRYETLGIQDPASLEGAQRFTSIMWPAGNDRFCESVHSFSKVVVELDQMVKRMVFDAYDVGRLYDSYKASTTYQLRCINYKSPLTNETTDLGLIPHTDKNFTSILHQNDVGGLQIKTKDGEWIEAAPSSPSSFLVLASDLFMAWSNNRISACEHQVVLKEKKARYSLALFSYIGDGVVQVPEEFVDDKHPLKYKPFGHFDYLRFYETDEEARKCKNPIKAYCGV comes from the exons ATGGTGTCGAAAACTCAGCCTAAGGTGGTTCCTGTTGTAGACTTATCCGATGAAAACTTGAAGCCTGGAACAGATGCATGGCTCTTGGCATGCAAACAAGTCCAGCATGCACTAGAAGAGTACAGCTGCTTTGAAGCTGTTTACAATAAATCTACTTTGGAAATTCACAACTCTATCTTTTCTGCGATAAAAGAACTTTGTGATCTTCCATTAGAAACTAAAATGCAGAAGGCCAGTGATAGGCCTTTCCACCACTATTTTGGCCAACTTCCACTCAATCCACGCTATGAGACCTTGGGCATTCAAGATCCAGCATCCTTGGAAGGAGCTCAACGCTTCACAAGTATCATGTGGCCAGCAGGAAATGACCGTTTTTG TGAAAGTGTTCATTCCTTCTCAAAGGTGGTGGTAGAATTGGATCAAATGGTGAAACGAATGGTGTTTGATGCTTATGATGTGGGGAGGCTTTATGATTCTTACAAGGCATCAACCACTTACCAGCTTAGATGCATTAATTATAAATCACCACTTACGAATGAGACTACTGATTTGGGACTGATTCCTCACACGGACAAGAATTTCACATCCATACTACACCAAAATGATGTCGGTGGTCTGCAGATCAAAACAAAGGATGGCGAGTGGATTGAGGCTGCACCTTCTTCACCTTCATCATTTCTAGTGTTGGCATCCGATTTATTCATG GCATGGAGTAACAACCGAATATCCGCCTGTGAGCATCAAGTCGTCCTGAAAGAGAAGAAAGCAAGATATTCACTGGCATTATTCTCATATATAGGTGATGGAGTTGTGCAGGTACCTGAAGAGTTTGTTGATGACAAACACCCCTTAAAATATAAGCCATTTGGTCATTTCGATTACCTTCGTTTCTACGAAACGGATGAGGAGGCCCGGAAATGTAAGAATCCTATCAAAGCCTACTGTGGTGTTTAA
- the LOC126589029 gene encoding SMR domain-containing protein At5g58720-like, whose protein sequence is MKHTKRRRRKKSSAVPTPVAKEDEEQKVIRALMEVFSSVSLDDATYAYREADGDAGKAAEILERAVAECSEEPFTSSTASGVSGSDAASSSGSSSGLGSSEGFESGCIQNLVSEKGLRGKQKRVVAAAGTVSTVLGKEYVSSIPRRGPTSSEVTKLKGFGNGGAAGQEEAEQFLCSMLGDESELSLAVVRDVLFQCGYDVEKALDALLEASSSYEQSSSSSNYIMFFKEDNRHPFEQSDTLTDRASDCTSHSSEYEQDNIWNYSKVLTDSEAHSPGSPKNTAADLSQKVLESLFNISKSAEYEPKTMNWKNVATKLQSLAPRYDVCTSGSAEAQQVNFAQGDEYHAFRGTAKEHWDSMRSYYQKAATAYSRGAREHAGYLAEQAKVQTKLAQAADEKASQEIFKARNKDIENVITIDLHGQHVKQAMKLLKIHLLFGTYAQSVQFLRVITGCGSHGYGKSKLKQSVIELAENEGIQWREENRGMVLLKLGSHREFSFQDAESDPE, encoded by the exons ATGAAGCACacgaagaggaggaggaggaagaagagctCGGCGGTTCCGACGCCGGTCGCCAAGGAAGACGAAGAGCAGAAGGTGATCCGCGCGCTTATGGAGGTTTTCTCGTCGGTATCGCTTGACGATGCCACTTATGCATACCGAGAAGCCGATGGCGACGCGGGCAAGGCCGCGGAgattttggaacgggctgtggCTGAATGTTCCGAAGAGCCGTTCACGAGCTCCACAGCGAGTGGCGTTTCTGGATCGGACGCGGCTTCGAGTTCGGGCTCGAGCTCGGGTTTGGGTTCGTCGGAAGGGTTTGAGTCGGGTTGTATTCAGAATTTGGTGAGCGAGAAGGGTTTAAGGGGTAAGCAGAAGAGGGTTGTGGCGGCCGCCGGAACGGTATCGACGGTTTTGGGTAAGGAGTACGTGAGCTCGATTCCCAGGAGGGGTCCAACGTCGTCAGAAGTGACGAAGCTGAAGGGTTTTGGTAATGGAGGTGCTGCTGGGCAAGAGGAAGCTGAGCAGTTTCTTTGTTCTATGCTTGGAGATGAGTCTGAGCTGAGCTTAGCGGTTGTTAGAGACGTCCTTT tTCAGTGTGGGTATGATGTTGAAAAG GCCTTGGATGCATTGCTTGAGGCCTCTTCCTCGTATGAACAGTCCAGTAGTAGTTCCAACTATATAATGTTTTTTAAGGAAGATAATAGACATCCCTTTGAACAGTCTGACAct CTGACAGATAGGGCATCTGATTGCACTTCACATTCGTCTGAATATGAGCAAGATAATATATG GAATTATTCGAAGGTACTCACTGATTCTGAAGCTCATTCTCCTGGTAGCCCCAAAAATACTGCAGCAGATCTCTCTCAAAAGGTGTTGGAATCTTTGTTTAACATCTCCAAGAGTGCTGAATATGAACCAAAAACCATGAATTGGAAGAATGTTGCAACTAAATTGCAGTCATTGGCACCTAGGTATGATGTTTGCACTTCTGGCTCAGCGGAAGCACAGCAGGTCAATTTTG ctcaaGGAGATGAATATCATGCATTCAGAGGAACTGCAAAGGAGCACTGGGATTCAATGAGGTCCTACTATCAGAAA GCTGCAACGGCATATTCAAGAGGAGCACGGGAACATGCAGGTTACCTCGCTGAGCAG GCGAAGGTACAAACTAAATTGGCACAAGCAGCTGACGAAAAGGCAAGCCAGGAAATCTTTAAAGCTAG AAACAAGGACATAGAAAATGTGATAACAATTGATTTGCATGGGCAACATGTCAAACAAGCCATGAAACTTTTAAAAATCCATCTACTGTTTGGAACTTATGCACAAT CGGTTCAATTCCTCAGGGTTATCACAGGGTGCGGGTCGCATGGTTATGGAAAGTCAAAGCTGAAGCAATCG GTCATCGAACTTGCTGAGAATGAAGGTATTCAATGGAGGGAAGAGAATCGAGGAATGGTATTACTCAAGCTAGGTTCACATAGAGAGTTCAGCTTTCAAGATGCGGAGAGTGATCCCGAGTAA
- the LOC126589032 gene encoding inositol 3-kinase, translating to MGRDGNRSNSAPRVLIAGNYCHDVLIKDGVVLAETLGGAASFISNVFDGVSVPYDLVSKVGSDFAYSVPRDPIVVPDCKTTLFHAHFDSGVGGDERQDRVLQRVRACHPIRPSDLPDSRFDFGMAVGVGGEITVETVEKLVETCDTVFMDIQALIRGFDGVDGTVKLVGLKESGFFHLLPRIGFLKASAEEALLMEVEEVRTLCCVVVTNGRRGCKVYWRDGEVEVAPFPTNQVDPTGAGDSFLGGFVAGLVNGLTVPDAALLGNLFGSLTVGQIGLPKFDSKLLQRVREEVQRRKMQCANCHERKDDRFRFVNIEGHEQFQASLGAAKQTTKCLAQEPQWDLPSSPPKSMEQGVLPQYATQPKLLPVSVNEEPVQIVDTAGKP from the exons ATGGGCCGAGACGGGAATCGATCCAATTCAGCTCCCCGGGTCCTAATCGCCGGCAACTACTGCCACGACGTTTTAATCAAAGACGGTGTCGTTTTGGCTGAGACTCTCGGCGGGGCCgcctccttcatctccaatGTATTCGATGGAGTATCCGTTCCCTACGATTTGGTCTCCAAAGTCGGGTCGGACTTTGCTTACTCTGTCCCGCGTGACCCGATTGTCGTACCCGATTGCAAAACCACTCTCTTCCACGCGCATTTTGATTCCGGCGTCGGCGGTGATGAACGTCAGGACCGGGTTCTGCAACGGGTAAGAGCTTGCCACCCTATTAGGCCCTCGGATCTCCCCGACTCGAGGTTTGATTTCGGAATGGCGGTTGGAGTCGGCGGCGAGATTACCGTTGAGACGGTGGAGAAGTTGGTTGAGACTTGCGACACTGTGTTCATGGACATTCAGGCTCTGATTCGAGGGTTCGATGGAGTCGACGGGACTGTGAAGCTTGTGGGTTTGAAGGAGAGTGGATTCTTCCACCTCTTGCCTCGAATTGGATTTTTGAAGGCGTCGGCTGAGGAGGCATTGCTTATGGAGGTGGAGGAGGTGAGGACGCTCTGCTGTGTTGTGGTGACGAACGGGAGGCGTGGGTGTAAAGTTTATTGGAGAGACGGTGAGGTGGAAGTTGCGCCTTTTCCGACGAACCAGGTTGATCCGACGGGCGCAGGAGACagtttccttggtgggtttGTTGCCGGGCTTGTTAATGGCTTGACTGTGCCTGATGCTGCATTGCTCGGCAACCTTTTCGGATCACTGACTGTTGGGCAAATTGGATTGCCCAAGTTTGATTCCAAGTTGTTGCAG AGAGTTCGTGAAGAGGTGCAGAGGAGAAAAATGCAGTGCGCTAATTGCCACGAAAGAAAAGATGACAGGTTTAGGTTTGTGAACATAGAAGGACATGAGCAATTTCAAGCATCCCTAGGAGCAGCTAAGCAGACAACAAAGTGCCTTGCTCAGGAACCTCAATGGGATCTGCCAAGTTCTCCTCCCAAGTCAATGGAACAGGGTGTCCTCCCTCAATACGCGACACAGCCTAAATTGTTGCCCGTCTCTGTCAATGAAGAACCAGTTCAAATCGTTGACACTGCCGGTAAGCCATGA
- the LOC126589033 gene encoding uncharacterized protein LOC126589033 encodes MAEKLAPEKRHSFVHNGQKVFEWDQTLEEVNMYMNLPPNVPSKQFYCKIQSKHVEVGIKGNPPYLNHDLTCPVKTDCSFWTLEDDIMHITLQKRDKGQTWASPIVGEGQLDPYSTDLEQKRLMLQRFQEENPGFDFSQAQFNGGCPDPRTFMGGIRSD; translated from the exons ATGGCCGAGAAATTGGCACCGGAGAAGCGCCATAGCTTCGTTCACAATG GTCAGAAGGTGTTTGAATGGGACCAAACCCTAGAGGAGGTGAATATGTACATGAATTTACCTCCAAATGTTCCTTCAAAGCAATTTTACTGCAAAATTCAGTCGAAGCACGTCGAAGTCGGCATCAAAGGCAATCCCCCGTATCTCAAT CATGACCTTACTTGCCCAGTGAAGACGGACTGTTCTTTCTGGACACTAG AGGATGATATAATGCACATAACACTGCAAAAGAGGGACAAAGGCCAGACATGGGCATCGCCTATAGTGGGCGAGGGTCAGCTCGATCCTTACTCCACGGATCTTGAGCAGAAGCGCCTTATGCTTCAGAGATTTCAAGAAGAG AACCCAGGCTTTGATTTCTCACAAGCCCAGTTCAATGGAGGCTGCCCTGATCCAAGGACCTTTATGGGCGGTATCCGCTCTGATTGA
- the LOC126589030 gene encoding vacuolar cation/proton exchanger 3-like, which produces MEESQEALNNIENGISDYNKGSGNNREQWINVSRTPQNLSTSIVRKKSDPILVSNVRFQMLRNILNNLHEVVLGTKLAVLFPAIPLAILADFYHFGRPWIFALSLMGLTPLAERVSFLTEQIAYFTGPTVGGLLNATCGNATEMIIALFALRQNKINVVKYSLLGSILSNLLLVLGTSLLCGGLANLKKEQRYDRKQADVNSLLLLLGLLCHMLPLMFRYASGLDNPFAIDTLQLSRTSSIFMLIAYVAYIFFQLKTHRQLFESQEEDEDEDEEIAVIGFWSAFSWLVGMTIIIALLSEYVVGTIEAASNSWGISVSFISIILLPIVGNAAEHAGSIIFALKNKLDISLGVALGSASQISMFVIPLSVIVAWIMGVQMDLDFSLLETGSLAFTIIITAFTLQDGTSHYMKGVILFLCYIVIAACFFVDKIPSNETLVGNLGTLHEPSSGILFA; this is translated from the exons ATGGAAGAATCCCAGGAGGCTTTGAACAACATAGAGAATGGGATTAGTGATTATAACAAGGGTTCAGGAAATAATAGAGAGCAGTGGATCAATGTATCAAGAACACCACAAAATTTGTCAACTTCGATTGTACGAAAAAAATCCGACCCGATTCTTGTTTCGAATGTTCGATTCCAAATGCTTAGAAATATTCTCAACAATTTGCACGAGGTTGTTCTTGGCACCAAGCTTGCAGTGCTCTTCCCAGCCATCCCCCTTGCAATTCTGGCTGACTTTTATCACTTCGGGAGA CCTTGGATTTTTGCTTTGAGTTTGATGGGACTCACCCCACTCGCTGAACGTGTCAGCTTCCTTACTGA GCAAATTGCTTACTTCACTGGTCCAACAG TTGGAGGACTTCTTAATGCAACATGTGGAAACGCAACAGAGATGATCATAGCATTATTTGCTCTTcgccaaaacaaaataaatgttGTGAAATACTCCCTATTGGGTTCCATTCTTTCAAACCTCCTCCTTGTTCTTGGGACCTCTCTTCTCTGTGGAGGCTTGGCCAACCTGAAAAAAGAACAAAGATATGATAGA AAGCAGGCTGATGTGAATTCACTACTTCTATTGCTGGGTTTACTATGCCACATGCTGCCACTGATGTTCAGATATGCCTCGGGGTTGGACAATCCCTTTGCCATCGACACTCTTCAGTTGTCAAGAACAAGCAGCATTTTTATGCTCATAGCATATGTCGCCTATATCTTCTTCCAGTTAAAAACCCACCGGCAATTGTTTGAGTCACAAGAG gaagatgaagatgaagacgaAGAAATAGCAGTGATAGGGTTTTGGAGTGCATTCAGTTGGCTGGTTGGTATGACAATTATCATAGCTCTCTTGTCTGAGTATGTTGTGGGTACGATcgag GCTGCATCAAATTCTTGGGGAATTTCTGTGAGCTTCATCAGCATTATTTTGCTACCAATTGTTGGGAATGCTGCTGAACATGCTGGTTCCATAATTTTTGCTCTCAAGAATAAGTTG gatatttctttgggagttgcTTTAGGTTCTGCATCCCAAATTTCTATGTTTGTG ATCCCTTTAAGTGTGATTGTTGCATGGATAATGGGCGTCCAAATGGACCTTGATTTCAGTCTCCTTGAAACTGGTTCTCTTGCTTTCACCATAATCATCACAGCCTTCACATTGCAG GATGGAACTTCACATTATATGAAAGGAGTCATTCTTTTCCTATGCTACATTGTTATTGCCGCATGCTTTTTTGTTGACAAAATTCCCTCGA ATGAGACACTTGTGGGCAATTTGGGAACACTGCATGAACCATCCTCTGGAATCTTGTTTGCTTGA
- the LOC126589031 gene encoding (S)-8-oxocitronellyl enol synthase CYC2: MAAEETENPEAGNGIEHVAAIFGVTGLVGKVLARELVTKPKWKVYGIARNPEIMPPIDQRSSNFHFIQCDLLNRSETEERLSLLQDVTHVFWLTWASRYQLDSVECCEQNKAMMSNALDAIVPKAKALKHVSLQTGMKHYVSLLGPFDDEAEARYYDEDCPRVDKGCNFYYVLEDLLKERLVGKVAWSVHRPGLLIGSSRRTVYNFMGSLCVFGTICKHLNLPFVFGGTKRCWEETCIDGSDARLVAQQHIWAATNVDLYSHSTDGQSYNAINGPSFTWKEIWTALGEKFGVEVVHGSAFSEEFWYSKSMADKKEVWKEIVAEKGLIQTEMENLANWEFLDLLFRCPFKLLGTRNKVDRLGFTVGYKTLDSILYWVDCMRDEKLIP, translated from the coding sequence ATGGCAGCTGAAGAAACTGAGAACCCAGAGGCTGGCAATGGCATTGAACATGTAGCAGCCATTTTCGGGGTCACCGGGCTAGTTGGGAAGGTGCTGGCCAGAGAGCTGGTCACAAAACCCAAATGGAAGGTTTACGGCATAGCTCGTAATCCGGAGATCATGCCACCTATTGATCAACGTTCTTCAAACTTCCATTTCATCCAATGTGATCTGCTAAACCGTTCGGAAACCGAAGAACGGCTGTCACTGTTGCAAGATGTTACTCATGTGTTTTGGCTCACCTGGGCAAGCCGATACCAGTTGGATAGCGTTGAGTGTTGTGAGCAGAATAAGGCCATGATGTCGAATGCATTGGATGCCATTGTTCCGAAAGCGAAGGCATTGAAGCATGTTTCTCTCCAGACAGGGATGAAGCATTACGTGTCGTTGCTAGGGCCTTTCGATGATGAAGCAGAAGCTCGGTACTACGATGAAGATTGCCCGAGAGTGGATAAAGGGTGCAACTTTTACTATGTCCTAGAAGACTTGCTAAAGGAGAGGCTGGTTGGTAAGGTAGCTTGGTCGGTACACAGGCCTGGTTTGTTAATTGGTAGTTCTCGTAGGACTGTGTACAATTTTATGGGGAGTTTATGTGTTTTCGGAACCATTTGTAAGCATTTGAATCTGCCTTTTGTGTTTGGAGGGACAAAAAGGTGTTGGGAAGAGACTTGTATCGATGGCTCGGATGCCAGGCTAGTAGCTCAACAGCACATTTGGGCAGCAACCAATGTTGATTTATACTCACATTCCACTGATGGTCAGTCATACAATGCAATCAATGGGCCAAGTTTTACATGGAAGGAGATCTGGACGGCTCTTGGAGAGAAATTCGGAGTAGAAGTAGTACACGGAAGTGCATTTTCGGAGGAGTTCTGGTATTCGAAATCCATGGCTGACAAAAAAGAAGTATGGAAAGAAATTGTAGCAGAGAAGGGACTGATTCAAACTGAGATGGAAAATTTGGCCAATTGGGAATTCTTGGATCTCTTGTTTCGTTGTCCGTTTAAGCTACTGGGAACCCGAAACAAAGTTGATCGACTAGGTTTTACTGTAGGGTATAAGACACTGGATTCAATCTTGTACTGGGTAGATTGTATGAGAGATGAAAAGTTAATACCTTAA